A genomic stretch from Enterobacter oligotrophicus includes:
- a CDS encoding sugar phosphate isomerase/epimerase family protein: MRTIKGPGIFLSQFIGGEAPFNTLDGLAGWAAAKGYKAVQIPCNHPHIFDVEKAAKSQAYCDEITGKLAAHGLVISELSTHLEGQLVAVNPVYSEAFDHFAPAAVRGNDTARQAWATEKVKQAAVASARLGLKAHATFSGSLAWPFFYPWPPHNEQRFQDAFQELANRWRPILDTFDEQGVDVCFELHPGEDLHDGVAFERFLALVDNHPRCNILYDPSHMLLQQMDYLTFIDIYHARIKAFHVKDAEFRPNGRSGVYGGYQPWINRAGRFRSLGDGLIDFKGIFSKLTQYDYDGWAVLEWECCLKDGDTGAREGSEFIRRHIIPVSGRAFDDFAAGGSHD, encoded by the coding sequence ATGAGAACGATTAAGGGACCGGGTATTTTTCTGTCGCAGTTTATCGGTGGGGAAGCGCCGTTCAACACCCTCGACGGGCTGGCGGGCTGGGCGGCTGCTAAGGGTTACAAAGCGGTGCAGATCCCCTGTAACCATCCGCATATTTTTGATGTGGAGAAAGCGGCGAAGAGTCAGGCCTACTGCGATGAAATCACGGGCAAGCTGGCAGCGCACGGGTTGGTCATTAGCGAACTGTCGACCCATCTGGAAGGGCAGCTTGTGGCGGTGAACCCCGTCTACAGCGAGGCGTTTGACCACTTCGCGCCTGCCGCTGTGCGTGGTAACGATACGGCGCGGCAGGCATGGGCGACGGAGAAAGTGAAGCAGGCGGCAGTCGCCTCGGCCAGATTAGGCCTGAAAGCGCACGCCACCTTCTCCGGCTCGCTGGCCTGGCCGTTTTTCTACCCGTGGCCGCCGCACAACGAGCAGCGTTTTCAGGACGCATTTCAGGAACTGGCAAACCGCTGGCGGCCGATTCTGGATACCTTTGACGAGCAGGGCGTGGACGTCTGCTTTGAGCTGCATCCGGGAGAAGATCTGCACGACGGCGTGGCCTTCGAGCGTTTTCTGGCGCTGGTCGATAACCACCCGCGCTGCAACATTCTCTACGACCCGAGCCACATGCTGCTGCAACAGATGGATTACCTGACATTTATTGATATCTACCATGCGCGAATTAAAGCCTTCCACGTGAAGGATGCCGAGTTCCGCCCCAACGGACGCAGCGGCGTGTATGGCGGCTACCAGCCGTGGATCAACCGCGCCGGACGCTTTCGCTCACTGGGCGACGGGCTGATCGACTTTAAAGGCATTTTCAGCAAGCTGACCCAGTACGACTACGACGGCTGGGCGGTGCTGGAGTGGGAGTGCTGCCTGAAAGACGGTGATACCGGGGCACGGGAAGGCAGTGAGTTTATCCGCCGCCACATCATTCCCGTCTCCGGGCGCGCGTTTGATGATTTCGCGGCAGGGGGTAGCCATGATTAA
- a CDS encoding Gfo/Idh/MocA family protein: MINVGIIGSGFIGPAHIEALRRLGFVQVVALCDGTFAQAQEKARQLNVPHAYGSVEELLAHPELHVVHNCTPNHLHAEINRQVLRAGKHVFSEKPLCMTPDEARELVALAEQAGVVHGVSFVYRQFAMVRQAASMVRAGSVGRLFASHGSYLQDWMLLETDYNWRVDAALGGASRAVADIGSHWCDTMQFVTGRRITEVMADLSIVWPTRKASVAGNQTFTHDEHAHYEDKPVTTEDVGSVLFRFDDGSKGSFSVSQVSAGRKNRLTFEINGSERSVAWDQEVPQRLWIGHRAQANQTLSDDPGLMNPDVADSAHFPGGHIEGWPDAFKNMMAQFYRAVQAGKMPEQPQFATFHEGANVMYIIDAIVKSHQQQRWVRVER, encoded by the coding sequence ATGATTAACGTCGGCATTATCGGCAGCGGGTTTATCGGCCCGGCGCATATTGAGGCGCTGCGCCGCCTTGGATTTGTCCAGGTGGTGGCGCTGTGCGACGGCACGTTTGCTCAGGCGCAGGAAAAAGCACGCCAGCTTAACGTGCCGCATGCCTATGGCAGCGTGGAAGAACTGCTCGCGCATCCGGAACTGCACGTGGTGCACAACTGCACGCCGAACCACCTGCATGCGGAAATTAACCGCCAGGTTTTGCGCGCAGGTAAGCATGTGTTTTCCGAAAAGCCGCTGTGTATGACGCCGGACGAGGCGCGCGAGCTGGTGGCGCTGGCGGAGCAGGCGGGCGTGGTGCACGGCGTCAGCTTTGTCTATCGTCAGTTTGCAATGGTGCGCCAGGCGGCGAGTATGGTGCGCGCGGGCAGCGTCGGGCGGCTGTTTGCCTCGCACGGCAGCTACCTGCAGGACTGGATGTTGCTGGAAACCGACTACAACTGGCGGGTGGATGCCGCGCTCGGCGGGGCGTCCCGCGCGGTGGCGGATATCGGTTCCCACTGGTGCGACACGATGCAGTTTGTCACCGGGCGGCGTATTACCGAGGTGATGGCCGATCTCTCCATCGTTTGGCCGACGCGCAAGGCTAGCGTGGCGGGCAATCAGACGTTCACGCATGACGAACACGCTCACTATGAAGACAAGCCGGTGACGACTGAAGACGTCGGCTCGGTGTTGTTCCGCTTTGACGACGGCAGCAAAGGCAGCTTTAGCGTCTCGCAGGTGAGCGCCGGACGCAAAAACCGTCTCACGTTTGAAATCAACGGCAGCGAGCGGTCGGTGGCGTGGGATCAGGAGGTGCCGCAACGGTTGTGGATCGGCCATCGCGCGCAGGCGAATCAGACTCTGAGCGACGATCCTGGCCTGATGAACCCTGACGTGGCCGACAGCGCTCATTTCCCCGGTGGGCATATCGAAGGCTGGCCTGACGCCTTTAAAAATATGATGGCGCAGTTTTACCGCGCCGTGCAGGCCGGGAAAATGCCGGAACAGCCGCAGTTTGCCACCTTCCACGAGGGGGCGAACGTCATGTATATCATTGATGCCATAGTGAAAAGTCACCAGCAGCAGCGCTGGGTACGCGTGGAGCGTTGA
- a CDS encoding LacI family DNA-binding transcriptional regulator, with product MSIQKIAQLAGVSVATVSRVLNNSDTVKAKNRERVLQAIKESNYQPNLLARQLRTARSYMILVMVSNIANPFCAEVVKGIEAEAEKNGYRILLCNSGSDIERSRSGLSLLSGKIVDGIITMDAFSKLPELAALIGSAPWVQCAEYADAGIVSCVGINDVDASQHVVSQLADGGRTRIALINHDLSYKYARLRERGYKSVIHLRDLAYQAVEYASDLSSSAGMAAMQKLLEENPPDAVFAVSDTLAAGALRAIQQAGLRVPEDIAVVGFDGTELAEMISLTTIEQPSRDIGRKAVELLLNKIDNPDAPTERVMMDWRFISRASA from the coding sequence ATGTCAATTCAGAAAATCGCTCAGCTTGCCGGCGTGTCCGTGGCAACGGTTTCCCGCGTGCTTAATAACAGCGATACCGTAAAAGCGAAAAACCGCGAGCGCGTCCTGCAGGCGATCAAAGAGAGTAACTACCAGCCCAATTTGCTGGCCCGCCAGCTACGTACCGCCCGCAGCTATATGATCCTGGTGATGGTATCGAACATCGCCAACCCGTTCTGCGCCGAAGTGGTAAAAGGGATTGAAGCCGAGGCCGAGAAGAATGGTTACCGCATCCTGCTGTGTAATTCTGGCTCGGATATCGAACGTTCCCGATCGGGCTTAAGTCTGCTGTCGGGTAAAATCGTCGACGGGATTATCACCATGGATGCCTTCTCGAAGCTGCCGGAACTTGCGGCGCTGATTGGTTCCGCGCCGTGGGTGCAGTGCGCCGAATACGCCGATGCCGGTATCGTCTCCTGTGTGGGCATTAACGATGTGGACGCTTCACAGCACGTTGTCAGTCAGCTTGCCGACGGCGGGCGCACACGCATCGCGCTGATTAACCACGACCTCAGCTACAAATATGCCCGCCTGCGCGAACGTGGCTATAAAAGCGTGATCCACCTGCGGGATCTGGCGTATCAGGCCGTGGAATACGCCAGCGATCTCAGCTCCAGTGCAGGCATGGCAGCGATGCAAAAATTACTGGAAGAGAACCCACCTGATGCGGTATTTGCCGTTTCCGATACGCTGGCGGCAGGCGCATTGCGTGCCATTCAGCAGGCGGGATTACGCGTGCCGGAGGATATTGCGGTTGTCGGTTTTGACGGTACGGAACTGGCGGAGATGATTTCGCTCACCACTATTGAGCAGCCATCGCGTGATATCGGGCGCAAGGCGGTCGAACTTTTACTGAATAAAATCGACAACCCGGATGCGCCCACGGAAAGGGTGATGATGGACTGGCGCTTTATTTCCCGCGCCAGTGCCTGA
- a CDS encoding mechanosensitive ion channel family protein, with translation MQELIAQVEELGIEINHTTSLVIIFGIIFLTAVIVHFILHKVVLRAFEKRAQASSHLWLQIITQNKLFHRLAFTLQGIIVNVQAVLWLQRGSEAAEILTTCAKLWVMVYALLSFFSLLDVIFNLSQKMATASQLPLKGIFQGIKLVSAILVGILIISLLIGQSPAILISGLGAMAAVLMLVFKDPILGLVAGIQLSANDMLKLGDWLEMPKYGANGTVTDIGLTTVKVRNFDNTITTIPTWALVSDAFINWSGMSASGGRRIKRSLNIDTTSIHFLDEQEQQKLIQAKLLKPYLAARHEEITLWNQENGEGESVLNLRKMTNIGTFRAYLNEYLRSHPRIRNDMTLMVRQLAPDANGLPIEIYAFTNTVIWAEYEEIQADIFDHIFAVVDEFGLRIHQTPTGNDIRSLAGVLAK, from the coding sequence ATGCAGGAATTAATTGCTCAGGTTGAAGAGTTAGGCATTGAAATTAATCACACCACCTCTTTAGTGATTATCTTTGGTATTATTTTTCTTACCGCCGTTATTGTTCATTTTATTCTGCACAAAGTGGTATTGCGGGCTTTTGAGAAGCGTGCGCAGGCCAGCAGCCATTTGTGGCTGCAAATCATTACTCAGAATAAATTATTTCACCGTCTGGCCTTTACCCTGCAGGGGATAATCGTCAACGTTCAGGCGGTATTGTGGCTGCAAAGAGGCAGCGAAGCAGCAGAAATACTTACCACCTGCGCAAAGCTGTGGGTAATGGTGTATGCCCTGCTCTCCTTCTTCTCGCTGCTGGACGTCATTTTTAATCTGTCACAGAAAATGGCCACTGCGTCACAGCTGCCGCTAAAAGGGATATTTCAGGGCATCAAGCTGGTGAGCGCGATCCTGGTGGGGATTTTGATTATCTCCCTGCTGATCGGTCAGTCCCCGGCGATTCTGATCAGCGGTCTGGGTGCGATGGCTGCCGTTCTGATGTTGGTCTTTAAAGACCCGATACTCGGGCTTGTGGCGGGTATTCAGCTCTCCGCTAACGATATGCTGAAGCTCGGCGACTGGCTGGAGATGCCGAAATACGGCGCGAACGGCACGGTGACGGACATCGGCCTGACCACCGTTAAAGTGCGCAATTTCGATAACACCATCACCACCATTCCAACCTGGGCGCTGGTGTCCGACGCCTTTATCAACTGGAGCGGCATGTCGGCCTCCGGCGGGCGACGCATTAAGCGCAGCCTGAATATCGATACCACCAGCATTCATTTCCTTGACGAGCAGGAACAGCAGAAGCTGATTCAGGCGAAACTGCTTAAGCCTTATCTGGCCGCGCGTCATGAGGAAATTACGCTGTGGAATCAGGAAAACGGCGAAGGGGAATCGGTATTAAACCTGCGCAAGATGACCAATATCGGCACCTTCCGCGCCTATCTGAATGAATACCTGCGAAGTCATCCGCGTATTCGTAACGATATGACGTTAATGGTGCGTCAGCTCGCGCCGGATGCCAACGGTCTGCCGATTGAAATATATGCTTTCACCAACACGGTGATCTGGGCAGAATATGAAGAGATTCAGGCCGATATCTTTGACCATATTTTCGCGGTAGTGGATGAATTTGGGCTGCGCATTCACCAGACACCCACCGGGAACGATATTCGCTCGCTGGCTGGCGTACTGGCGAAATAA
- a CDS encoding MFS transporter: MNTSVVSPGRAGLILLLTGQMLPLIDTSITNVALDSITHSLHATATELELIVALYGVAFAVCLALGSKLGDNLGRRRLFMWGVASFGLASLLCGMAGNIEQLLAARIVQGAGAALIMPQILATLHVTLKGTAHAKAISLFGGIGGIAFIVGQMGGGWLVSADIAGLGWRNAFFINVPVCMVVLALSRRYVPETRRDARSRIDWTGTGLLAIILCCLLFPMALGPQWHWSWPLKAMLLAIIPLAYLMVLNARKKEREDAHPLIPPRLLQLHSIRFGVLIAMLFFSVWSGFMFCMALTMQTGLGMAPWQSGNSFIALGVTYFISAWFAPRLIARYSTSTILLTGLAIQIMGLLALIATFRLWGMTNTALTLAPATGLIGYGQALIVNSFYRIGMRDIQPDDAGAASAILSTLQQAALGLGPAIFGAILLHALQNHHGDYTQAITVFLAVETGMMIVLALATLRMRHRLCLPVVKTCHASR; encoded by the coding sequence ATGAATACGTCAGTTGTTTCACCGGGTCGTGCAGGCCTGATATTGCTGTTAACCGGCCAGATGCTGCCGCTGATTGATACCTCAATTACCAACGTGGCGCTGGATTCCATCACCCATTCTTTACATGCCACCGCCACCGAGCTGGAACTGATTGTCGCGCTCTACGGCGTGGCCTTCGCCGTCTGCCTGGCGCTCGGCAGCAAGCTGGGGGATAACCTCGGCCGCCGTCGTCTGTTTATGTGGGGCGTGGCGAGCTTTGGTCTGGCCTCGCTGCTGTGCGGTATGGCGGGTAATATTGAACAGTTGCTTGCCGCGCGTATCGTCCAGGGCGCAGGGGCGGCGCTGATCATGCCGCAAATTCTTGCCACACTGCATGTGACGCTAAAAGGCACCGCCCATGCGAAAGCGATTAGCCTGTTTGGCGGCATTGGCGGCATCGCGTTTATCGTGGGGCAGATGGGCGGCGGCTGGCTGGTGTCGGCGGATATCGCCGGGCTGGGCTGGCGTAACGCCTTCTTTATCAACGTGCCTGTCTGCATGGTGGTGCTCGCGCTGAGCCGCCGCTACGTGCCGGAAACCCGCCGCGATGCCCGGTCACGCATCGACTGGACCGGCACCGGACTGCTGGCGATTATCCTCTGCTGCCTGCTGTTCCCGATGGCGCTTGGCCCGCAGTGGCACTGGTCATGGCCGCTGAAGGCTATGCTTCTCGCCATTATTCCGCTGGCCTATTTGATGGTGCTGAATGCGCGTAAAAAAGAGCGCGAGGACGCTCACCCGCTGATCCCCCCGCGCCTGCTGCAGCTTCACAGCATCCGTTTTGGCGTACTGATTGCGATGCTCTTTTTCAGCGTCTGGTCCGGGTTTATGTTCTGTATGGCGCTCACCATGCAGACCGGTCTGGGGATGGCACCGTGGCAGTCGGGGAACAGTTTTATTGCGCTTGGCGTAACGTACTTTATTTCTGCGTGGTTTGCCCCGCGCCTGATTGCCCGCTATAGCACCAGCACCATTCTGCTCACGGGCCTGGCGATCCAGATTATGGGTCTGCTGGCGCTGATCGCCACCTTCCGCCTCTGGGGGATGACGAATACCGCGCTGACGCTGGCTCCGGCAACCGGGCTGATCGGTTACGGGCAGGCGCTGATTGTAAACAGTTTCTACCGCATCGGGATGCGCGATATCCAGCCAGACGATGCCGGTGCCGCGAGCGCAATTTTGAGCACGCTTCAGCAGGCGGCACTCGGTCTTGGTCCGGCTATTTTCGGGGCGATTTTGCTGCATGCGCTGCAGAATCATCACGGAGATTATACTCAGGCGATAACGGTTTTCCTGGCGGTTGAAACGGGGATGATGATCGTGCTGGCGCTGGCGACGCTGCGTATGCGCCATCGTCTCTGTTTACCGGTGGTAAAGACCTGTCACGCGTCCAGATAA
- a CDS encoding helix-turn-helix transcriptional regulator, whose product MALMSEPVTSLKDDTRKQLGAFLRARRESLDPQRLGLPRSGRRRTPGLRREEVALLADVGVTWYTWLEQGRDVNPSSAVMAAVAKALQCTPTETRHLFVLAGLPPGEAPQAICCEGISEGTRRLLDTLMPKPASIQKPNFDIVAWNDSFGHLMGVDFNEIPPEDRNCIYLFLTHPAWRARLGKRDDVLPIFVSYFRAAMAEHRGDPQWEAKLARFFAVSEEFKALWHQRNDVRGVENQLKLFTHPELGDFNLQQMYWYSAPRNGSRLLVYLPVDEAGERAMAWLAEQGK is encoded by the coding sequence ATGGCGCTGATGTCTGAACCTGTCACCTCACTCAAGGATGACACCCGAAAGCAGCTTGGGGCATTTTTACGCGCCCGTCGTGAAAGCCTCGATCCGCAGCGCCTCGGCTTACCGCGCAGCGGCCGCCGTCGCACACCGGGGCTGCGTCGTGAAGAGGTGGCCCTGCTGGCGGATGTGGGCGTCACCTGGTACACCTGGCTTGAGCAGGGCAGGGACGTCAATCCATCGAGCGCGGTGATGGCTGCAGTGGCGAAAGCGCTGCAGTGTACGCCGACGGAAACCCGACATTTGTTCGTTCTGGCGGGTTTGCCACCGGGTGAAGCGCCACAGGCAATCTGCTGCGAGGGGATCAGCGAAGGCACGCGCCGCCTGCTCGACACCCTGATGCCGAAACCTGCCAGTATCCAGAAACCCAATTTCGACATCGTGGCGTGGAACGACAGCTTCGGCCATCTGATGGGCGTCGATTTCAATGAAATTCCGCCGGAAGACCGTAACTGTATCTACCTGTTCCTCACCCATCCGGCGTGGCGCGCACGCCTTGGCAAACGCGACGATGTACTGCCCATTTTTGTCTCCTACTTCCGTGCGGCGATGGCGGAGCACCGGGGCGACCCGCAGTGGGAAGCGAAGCTGGCCCGCTTCTTTGCGGTGTCTGAAGAGTTCAAAGCCCTGTGGCACCAGCGCAACGACGTTCGCGGGGTGGAGAACCAGCTCAAGCTGTTTACTCATCCTGAACTGGGTGATTTTAATTTGCAGCAGATGTACTGGTACTCTGCGCCGCGAAACGGATCGCGGTTGCTGGTCTATTTACCGGTGGATGAGGCGGGAGAGAGGGCGATGGCATGGCTGGCGGAGCAGGGGAAATAA
- the nfsB gene encoding oxygen-insensitive NAD(P)H nitroreductase, translating to MDIISVALKRHSTKAFDASKKLTVEEAEKMKTLLQYSPSSTNSQPWHFIVASTEEGKARVAKSAAGTYVFNERKMLDASHVVVFCAKTAMDDAWLDRVIDQEEADGRFATPEAKAANNKGRHYFADMHRVDLKDDDQWMAKQVYLNVGNFLLGVAAMGLDAVPIEGFDAAILDEEFGLKEKGFTSLVVVPVGHHSVEDFNATLPKSRLPLSTVVTEC from the coding sequence ATGGATATCATTTCTGTCGCGCTGAAACGCCACTCTACCAAGGCGTTTGACGCAAGCAAAAAACTGACCGTGGAAGAAGCGGAAAAAATGAAAACCCTGCTACAGTACAGCCCGTCCAGCACCAATTCCCAGCCGTGGCACTTTATTGTTGCCAGCACCGAGGAAGGTAAAGCGCGTGTGGCGAAATCCGCAGCGGGTACCTACGTGTTCAACGAACGCAAAATGCTGGACGCTTCTCACGTGGTGGTGTTCTGCGCAAAAACCGCGATGGACGATGCGTGGCTGGATCGCGTGATTGACCAGGAAGAAGCCGATGGCCGCTTTGCGACGCCGGAAGCGAAAGCCGCCAACAACAAAGGCCGCCACTACTTCGCCGATATGCACCGTGTCGACCTGAAAGATGACGACCAGTGGATGGCAAAACAGGTTTACCTGAACGTCGGTAACTTCCTGCTGGGCGTGGCCGCGATGGGCCTGGACGCAGTGCCGATTGAAGGCTTCGACGCGGCTATCCTTGATGAAGAGTTTGGCCTGAAAGAGAAAGGCTTCACCAGCCTGGTGGTGGTGCCGGTTGGGCACCACAGCGTGGAAGATTTCAACGCCACGCTGCCGAAGTCTCGCCTGCCGCTGAGCACGGTTGTGACGGAGTGCTAA
- a CDS encoding MmcQ/YjbR family DNA-binding protein, with translation MESKSLQEHARRVALELPFTEHCWPFGPEFDVFKVGGKIFMIMAAAHGRPHVSLKSEPEKSLLNQQIYRGIEPGYHLNKKHWISLYGTDDITPELVTDLIHESWDLVVDKLPKKDQKWIRPA, from the coding sequence ATGGAGAGTAAATCTTTACAGGAGCACGCCAGACGCGTGGCGCTGGAGCTGCCATTCACGGAACACTGCTGGCCGTTTGGCCCGGAGTTCGATGTCTTTAAAGTGGGTGGAAAGATTTTTATGATTATGGCCGCCGCTCACGGGCGGCCTCACGTCAGCCTGAAATCTGAGCCGGAAAAATCGCTGCTCAATCAACAGATTTATCGGGGCATTGAGCCTGGCTATCACCTCAATAAAAAACACTGGATTTCGCTCTACGGCACCGACGACATTACGCCGGAGCTGGTCACGGATCTTATCCATGAGTCGTGGGATCTGGTCGTCGATAAGCTGCCGAAAAAAGACCAGAAGTGGATACGCCCGGCCTGA
- a CDS encoding TetR/AcrR family transcriptional regulator, with translation MARPKSEDKKQALLEAATAAFAQSGIAASTALIARNAGVAEGTLFRYFATKDDLLNALYLHLKQDLCQTMLANLDRSITLPKEHTRNIWNSYVDWGIRNPIAHGAIRQLGVSEKISKETEQAVHDMFPELNELCRRSVRQVFMSDEFRTFGDAIFLSLAETTMEFATRDPSRAVDFKALGFEAMWRALAIEGKDGE, from the coding sequence GTGGCACGTCCAAAGAGTGAAGATAAAAAACAGGCCTTACTGGAAGCGGCAACCGCGGCATTTGCTCAGTCTGGCATTGCGGCTTCAACGGCGTTGATTGCCCGTAATGCGGGTGTCGCTGAAGGCACACTGTTTCGCTACTTTGCTACCAAAGACGATCTGCTGAACGCCCTCTATCTGCATCTGAAGCAGGATCTTTGCCAGACTATGCTGGCGAACCTCGATCGCTCTATTACGCTTCCGAAAGAACATACCCGTAATATCTGGAATAGCTATGTGGACTGGGGCATTCGTAACCCAATCGCTCACGGCGCGATCCGCCAGCTCGGTGTGAGCGAGAAAATCTCGAAAGAGACCGAACAGGCGGTTCACGATATGTTCCCGGAGCTGAATGAACTGTGCCGCCGCTCGGTACGCCAGGTATTTATGTCCGACGAGTTTCGCACCTTTGGCGATGCGATTTTCTTATCGCTGGCCGAAACCACGATGGAATTTGCCACCCGCGATCCTTCCCGCGCCGTCGATTTTAAAGCGCTCGGCTTTGAAGCCATGTGGCGGGCGCTCGCCATAGAGGGTAAAGATGGAGAGTAA
- a CDS encoding RomA family MBL fold metallo-hydrolase, giving the protein MKKPLFICVVFVMIIASAASLPFILNAGFGQPPQGAQLTEVEASPQYRDGKFHNTLPTPGFTGQQNMLVAWWQFLTRKTENARPAQPLPLVNTDLASLPLAQDTLVWLGHSSWYMQLAGKRILIDPVLGNYAAPFSFLNKAFAGEYPWHAESMPEIDLLIISHDHYDHLDYATIRALLPKVKRVVTPLGVGSHLRYWGMNPEIIDERDWNQSVRISEELTVHVLPARHFSGRGIKRDQTLWGSFMFVTPEQKVYYSGDSGYGPHFRAIGEQFGEVDLAIMENGQYDQDWKYIHMLPAETAQASADLNARAVVPGHNGRFVLAKHTWNDPLIQLAKASKDKRYRLLTPELGEPVRVSDTTQQFRAWWE; this is encoded by the coding sequence ATGAAAAAGCCTCTATTCATCTGCGTGGTGTTTGTCATGATTATTGCTTCAGCTGCGAGTTTACCTTTTATCCTGAATGCCGGATTTGGCCAGCCACCGCAGGGTGCGCAGCTCACGGAAGTGGAAGCCTCTCCGCAGTATCGGGACGGCAAGTTTCACAATACGCTGCCGACGCCGGGTTTTACCGGGCAACAAAATATGCTGGTGGCGTGGTGGCAATTCCTGACCCGCAAAACCGAAAATGCCCGTCCGGCGCAGCCGCTGCCGCTGGTTAACACCGATCTGGCGAGCCTGCCGCTGGCGCAAGACACACTGGTGTGGCTCGGCCACTCCTCCTGGTATATGCAGCTGGCAGGCAAACGTATCCTGATCGATCCGGTGCTCGGCAACTACGCTGCGCCGTTCTCGTTCCTTAACAAGGCGTTCGCCGGGGAATACCCGTGGCATGCGGAAAGCATGCCGGAGATCGATCTGCTGATTATCTCTCACGATCACTACGACCATCTGGATTACGCCACCATCAGGGCTTTGCTGCCAAAGGTGAAACGTGTGGTCACCCCGCTGGGCGTCGGTTCACACCTGCGTTACTGGGGTATGAATCCTGAGATTATCGACGAGCGCGACTGGAATCAGTCCGTGCGCATCAGCGAAGAGCTGACGGTTCACGTGCTTCCTGCACGTCACTTTTCCGGGCGCGGCATCAAGCGCGACCAGACGCTGTGGGGCAGCTTTATGTTCGTTACGCCCGAGCAGAAGGTTTACTACAGTGGCGACTCCGGTTATGGCCCGCATTTCAGAGCCATCGGTGAGCAGTTTGGCGAGGTGGATCTCGCCATTATGGAAAACGGCCAGTACGACCAGGACTGGAAGTACATCCACATGCTGCCAGCTGAAACGGCGCAGGCCTCCGCAGATCTCAATGCCAGAGCGGTGGTGCCAGGGCATAACGGGCGCTTTGTGCTGGCGAAACATACCTGGAACGATCCGCTGATCCAGCTGGCAAAAGCCAGCAAGGACAAACGTTATCGCCTGTTGACGCCGGAACTGGGCGAGCCCGTCCGGGTGAGTGATACCACCCAACAGTTTCGCGCATGGTGGGAATAA
- a CDS encoding RamA family antibiotic efflux transcriptional regulator, which produces MTISAQVIDTIVEWIDDNLHQPLRIEEIARHAGYSKWHLQRLFMQYKGESLGRYIRERKLLLAARDLRESDERVYDICLRYGFDSQQTFTRIFTRTFNQPPGAYRKENHSRAH; this is translated from the coding sequence ATGACCATTTCCGCTCAAGTCATCGACACCATTGTCGAGTGGATCGACGACAACCTGCATCAGCCGTTACGCATTGAAGAGATTGCCCGCCATGCGGGCTACTCGAAGTGGCACCTGCAGCGGCTGTTTATGCAATATAAAGGTGAAAGTCTGGGACGCTATATCCGCGAACGTAAGCTACTGCTGGCGGCGCGCGATTTGCGTGAATCGGACGAACGCGTGTATGACATCTGCCTGCGTTACGGGTTTGACTCGCAGCAGACCTTTACGCGCATCTTTACGCGAACGTTCAACCAGCCGCCTGGGGCATATCGCAAAGAGAATCACAGCCGGGCGCACTGA